Proteins from one Streptosporangium becharense genomic window:
- the frr gene encoding ribosome recycling factor, translating to MIDETLLEAEEKMEKAVSVAKEDFAGIRTGRVTPSMFNKITAEYYGTPTPIQQLASFHVPEARMVVIQPFDKSSMAAIEKAIRNSDLGVNPGNDGQVIRVAFPELSEERRKEYIKVARNKAEQSRVSVRNIRRHAKEILDKMVKDGEAGEDDVRRAEKELDDLTQRHVAKIDELLKHKEAELLEV from the coding sequence GTGATCGACGAGACCCTCCTCGAAGCCGAGGAAAAGATGGAGAAGGCCGTGTCGGTGGCGAAGGAGGACTTCGCCGGCATCCGTACGGGCCGGGTCACCCCATCGATGTTCAACAAGATCACCGCCGAGTATTACGGTACGCCCACCCCCATTCAGCAGCTTGCCTCGTTCCATGTGCCCGAGGCGCGCATGGTCGTCATCCAGCCGTTCGACAAGAGCTCGATGGCCGCGATCGAGAAGGCGATCCGCAACTCGGACCTCGGCGTGAACCCCGGCAACGATGGCCAGGTCATCCGGGTGGCCTTCCCCGAGCTGTCGGAGGAGCGCCGCAAGGAGTACATCAAGGTCGCCCGGAACAAGGCGGAGCAGTCCAGGGTCTCCGTGCGTAACATCCGCCGCCACGCCAAGGAGATCCTCGACAAGATGGTCAAGGACGGCGAGGCGGGCGAGGACGATGTCCGCCGGGCGGAGAAGGAGCTCGACGACCTCACCCAGAGGCACGTCGCCAAGATCGACGAACTGCTCAAGCACAAGGAAGCCGAGCTGCTCGAGGTTTGA
- the tsf gene encoding translation elongation factor Ts yields MASVNMADVKRLRELTAAGMMDCKKALEESEGDFDRAVEILRLKGAKDVGKRETRTASNGLVALKQEGDSTAALLELNCETDFVAKGERFQELAAQVVEHILATRPADVPALLESEFGGKTVKTHLDEANAALGEKIEIRRFAVLDGGFIGSYMHKTDPQLPPAVGVLVQLDTANAEVAKDIAQHAAAMAPKYLSPAEVPADVIEKERALFEEMTREEGKPEAAIGKIVDGRINGWYRDFTLLEQAFVKDNKKSVAKFADENGVKVQAFVRFKVGQA; encoded by the coding sequence ATGGCTTCCGTGAACATGGCCGACGTCAAGCGGCTTCGTGAGCTGACCGCCGCCGGCATGATGGACTGCAAGAAGGCCCTGGAGGAGTCCGAGGGCGACTTCGACCGCGCCGTCGAGATCCTCCGCCTCAAGGGTGCCAAGGACGTCGGCAAGCGTGAGACCCGCACCGCCTCCAACGGCCTGGTCGCCCTGAAGCAGGAGGGCGACTCCACCGCCGCGCTGCTGGAGCTCAACTGCGAGACCGACTTCGTCGCCAAGGGTGAGCGCTTCCAGGAGCTCGCGGCCCAGGTCGTCGAGCACATCCTGGCCACCCGTCCCGCCGACGTTCCCGCGCTGCTGGAGTCGGAGTTCGGCGGCAAGACCGTCAAGACGCACCTGGACGAGGCCAACGCCGCGCTCGGCGAGAAGATCGAGATCCGTCGCTTCGCGGTGCTCGACGGCGGTTTCATCGGCTCCTACATGCACAAGACCGACCCCCAGCTGCCCCCGGCGGTCGGTGTGCTCGTGCAGCTCGACACCGCCAACGCCGAGGTCGCCAAGGACATCGCGCAGCACGCCGCCGCGATGGCCCCCAAGTACCTCAGCCCGGCTGAGGTCCCTGCCGACGTCATCGAGAAGGAGCGCGCGCTCTTCGAGGAGATGACCCGCGAGGAGGGCAAGCCCGAGGCCGCCATCGGCAAGATCGTCGACGGTCGCATCAACGGCTGGTACCGCGACTTCACCCTGCTCGAGCAGGCTTTCGTCAAGGACAACAAGAAGTCCGTCGCCAAGTTCGCCGACGAGAACGGTGTCAAGGTCCAGGCCTTCGTCCGTTTCAAGGTCGGCCAGGCTTAA
- the rpsB gene encoding 30S ribosomal protein S2 gives MSTPVVTMRQLLESGVHFGHQTRRWNPKMKRFIFTERNGIYIIDLQKSLSYIDRAYDFVKETVAHGGTIMFIGTKKQAQEAIAEQASRVGMPYVNQRWLGGMLTNFSTVHKRLQRLKELEELDFDNVAGSGLTKKELLMRRREKEKLERTLGGIRDMSRIPSAVWVVDTKKEHIGISEARKLNIPVVAILDTNCDPDEVDYPIPGNDDAIRAVGLLTRVVADAVAAGLMARAGANRGDDKPAVAGGAEPLAEWEQELLTRSEEAPAEAEAETAEAPAAEAEAEVAPAAEAPAAEGDAESAEKQA, from the coding sequence ATGTCCACCCCCGTCGTCACCATGCGACAGCTGCTTGAGAGCGGCGTCCACTTCGGCCACCAGACTCGCCGCTGGAACCCGAAGATGAAGCGCTTCATCTTCACCGAGCGCAACGGCATCTACATCATCGACCTCCAGAAGTCGCTGTCGTACATCGACCGCGCCTACGACTTCGTCAAGGAGACCGTCGCGCACGGTGGCACGATCATGTTCATCGGCACGAAGAAGCAGGCGCAGGAGGCCATCGCCGAGCAGGCGTCCCGTGTCGGCATGCCGTACGTCAACCAGCGCTGGCTGGGTGGCATGCTCACCAACTTCTCCACCGTGCACAAGCGGCTTCAGCGCCTGAAGGAGCTGGAGGAGCTCGACTTCGACAACGTGGCCGGTTCCGGCCTCACGAAGAAGGAGCTCCTCATGCGCCGCCGCGAGAAGGAGAAGCTGGAGCGCACCCTCGGCGGTATCCGCGACATGTCCCGGATCCCCAGCGCGGTGTGGGTCGTCGACACCAAGAAGGAGCACATCGGGATCAGCGAGGCCCGCAAGCTCAACATCCCGGTCGTCGCCATCCTCGACACCAACTGCGACCCCGACGAGGTCGACTACCCGATCCCGGGTAACGACGACGCCATCCGCGCCGTCGGCCTGCTGACCCGCGTCGTCGCCGACGCCGTGGCCGCCGGCCTCATGGCCCGCGCGGGCGCCAACCGCGGTGACGACAAGCCGGCCGTCGCCGGTGGCGCCGAGCCGCTGGCCGAGTGGGAGCAGGAGCTGCTGACCCGCAGCGAGGAGGCTCCGGCCGAGGCCGAGGCCGAGACCGCGGAGGCTCCGGCTGCCGAGGCCGAGGCCGAGGTCGCTCCGGCCGCCGAGGCCCCCGCGGCCGAGGGCGACGCCGAGAGCGCCGAGAAGCAGGCCTAG
- the rlmN gene encoding 23S rRNA (adenine(2503)-C(2))-methyltransferase RlmN: MSTASPSGAPVPGQLTFVAPRRAKPARHLADLTMAERRAAVAELGEKPFRADQLSRHYFEKLNGDPERMTELPAAAREKFATALFPKLLTSVRELTTDGGTTRKTLWRLFDGALVESVLMRYPDRATMCVSSQAGCGMNCPFCATGQAGLTRNMSTAEIVEQVVAGARALAAGEVPGGPGRVSNVVFMGMGEPLANYKAVIGAVRRLVEPSPSGLGISARGITVSTVGLVPAIGKLADEGLSVTLALSLHAPDDELRDTLVPINTRWKVAEVLGAAWDYAAKTKRRVSIEYALIKDINDQEWRADLLGKLVRNKLVHVNLIPLNPTPGSKWTASRPEDERAFVRRLEFHGVPVTVRDTRGREIDGACGQLAAAE; this comes from the coding sequence TTGTCGACTGCCAGCCCGTCCGGGGCTCCCGTACCCGGCCAGCTCACCTTCGTGGCGCCGCGCCGGGCCAAGCCCGCCCGCCACCTGGCCGATCTGACCATGGCCGAGCGCCGGGCCGCGGTCGCGGAGCTCGGCGAGAAGCCGTTCCGTGCCGACCAGCTCTCCAGGCACTACTTCGAGAAGCTCAACGGTGACCCCGAGCGCATGACCGAGCTGCCGGCCGCGGCCCGGGAGAAGTTCGCCACCGCGCTCTTCCCCAAGCTGCTGACCTCGGTGCGGGAGCTGACGACCGACGGCGGCACCACCCGCAAGACGCTGTGGCGGCTGTTCGACGGCGCGCTGGTCGAGTCGGTCCTCATGCGTTATCCCGACCGCGCCACCATGTGCGTGTCGTCCCAGGCGGGTTGCGGGATGAACTGCCCGTTCTGCGCCACCGGCCAGGCCGGGCTGACCCGCAACATGAGCACCGCCGAGATCGTCGAGCAGGTCGTCGCGGGAGCACGGGCGCTGGCGGCCGGTGAGGTCCCGGGTGGTCCCGGCCGGGTGAGCAACGTGGTCTTCATGGGCATGGGCGAGCCGCTGGCCAACTACAAGGCCGTGATCGGCGCGGTGCGCCGGCTGGTCGAGCCGTCTCCGAGCGGCCTGGGCATCTCCGCGCGCGGCATCACCGTCTCCACGGTCGGCCTGGTCCCCGCGATCGGCAAGCTCGCCGACGAGGGGCTGTCGGTGACGCTGGCGCTGTCGTTGCACGCCCCGGACGACGAGCTCCGTGACACCCTGGTGCCGATCAACACCCGGTGGAAGGTCGCCGAGGTCCTCGGCGCGGCCTGGGATTACGCCGCGAAGACCAAGCGCCGGGTCTCCATCGAGTATGCGCTGATCAAGGACATCAACGACCAGGAGTGGCGGGCGGACCTGCTCGGCAAGCTGGTCAGGAACAAGCTCGTGCACGTCAACCTGATCCCGCTCAATCCGACCCCGGGTTCGAAGTGGACCGCCTCCCGGCCGGAGGACGAGCGGGCCTTCGTCCGCCGGCTGGAGTTCCACGGTGTTCCGGTGACGGTCCGGGACACCCGGGGCCGTGAGATCGACGGTGCCTGCGGCCAGCTCGCCGCCGCCGAGTAG
- a CDS encoding phosphatidate cytidylyltransferase, translating into MAGSSRTGRNLPVAVAVGLGLALVIIFSLYFVKELFLAVIIAAVGLGVTELVRSFAEREINVPLVPVLAGMAGMLTGAYWGGTSWLVGVFAMTVLVLLTWRMFQGTEGYVRDAAATVLVVVYPSLLAGFVTLLLAHPQEGADQVVVFIATTVASDIGGYFAGISLGKHKMAPVISPKKTWEGFAGSALACMAVGGWLVAWLLGADVWKGVLIGAVVVVFATLGDLVESVIKRDLGVKDMSSVLPGHGGMMDRLDSLVAAVIPVWILLALLV; encoded by the coding sequence GTGGCGGGCAGTAGCCGTACCGGCCGGAACCTTCCCGTCGCGGTGGCGGTGGGGCTCGGCCTGGCCCTGGTCATCATCTTCTCTCTCTACTTCGTAAAGGAGCTCTTCCTTGCGGTGATCATCGCCGCGGTGGGGCTCGGCGTGACCGAGCTGGTCCGGTCGTTCGCCGAAAGGGAGATCAACGTTCCGCTGGTCCCGGTTCTGGCAGGCATGGCCGGCATGCTCACCGGCGCCTACTGGGGCGGCACTTCCTGGCTGGTCGGCGTCTTCGCGATGACCGTGCTCGTCCTGCTGACGTGGCGGATGTTCCAAGGGACCGAGGGGTACGTCCGTGATGCCGCCGCGACCGTCCTGGTCGTCGTCTACCCCTCGTTGCTCGCCGGGTTCGTGACGTTGCTGCTGGCCCATCCGCAGGAAGGCGCGGACCAGGTGGTCGTCTTCATCGCCACCACGGTCGCCAGCGACATCGGCGGGTACTTCGCCGGGATCTCCCTCGGTAAGCACAAGATGGCCCCGGTGATCAGCCCGAAGAAGACCTGGGAAGGCTTCGCCGGGTCGGCGCTGGCCTGCATGGCGGTGGGTGGCTGGCTGGTGGCGTGGCTGCTGGGGGCGGACGTGTGGAAGGGTGTGCTGATCGGTGCGGTCGTGGTGGTCTTCGCGACACTCGGCGACCTGGTCGAGTCGGTGATCAAGCGCGACCTCGGTGTCAAGGACATGAGCAGTGTGCTGCCCGGTCACGGCGGCATGATGGACCGTCTCGACTCATTGGTGGCGGCGGTGATCCCGGTCTGGATCCTGCTGGCTCTGCTGGTCTGA
- a CDS encoding DivIVA domain-containing protein has protein sequence MDSLIRRIEGTLGRGSPEGEPVTADEIREARFRTRLGGYHEIAVDFALEAFIVAIEARTAGTIVVPEPPEPKKPPEVRKPPGPSEPSEASEPPESEKPQESPGTQSGVPQLPEPPEPERPEPSELEEHAVRVERAAFRPGRLGMGYDEDEVDAFLDRIVATLRGTADVPLTAADVRRARFATVLLKPGYAVNEVDDLLAGLAGVLETHLGR, from the coding sequence GTGGACAGCCTGATCCGCCGGATCGAGGGGACCCTCGGCCGGGGTTCCCCGGAGGGGGAGCCGGTCACCGCGGACGAGATCCGCGAGGCCCGGTTCCGCACGAGGCTGGGTGGCTACCACGAGATCGCGGTCGACTTCGCGCTGGAGGCGTTCATCGTGGCGATCGAGGCCCGGACCGCCGGGACGATCGTCGTGCCGGAGCCGCCGGAGCCGAAGAAGCCGCCTGAGGTGAGGAAGCCGCCGGGGCCGTCGGAGCCATCAGAGGCGTCTGAACCGCCGGAGTCGGAGAAGCCGCAGGAGTCGCCCGGGACACAGTCGGGGGTGCCGCAATTACCTGAGCCCCCGGAACCGGAGAGACCTGAGCCCTCGGAGCTGGAGGAACACGCCGTCCGCGTCGAGCGGGCGGCCTTCCGGCCGGGCAGGCTGGGCATGGGCTACGACGAGGACGAGGTCGACGCCTTCCTCGACCGGATCGTGGCCACCCTGCGGGGTACCGCCGACGTCCCCCTCACCGCGGCCGACGTGCGTCGGGCGAGGTTCGCCACCGTGCTTCTGAAGCCGGGCTACGCGGTCAACGAGGTCGACGACCTGCTCGCCGGCCTCGCGGGTGTGCTGGAGACCCATCTCGGCCGGTGA
- the aspS gene encoding aspartate--tRNA(Asn) ligase — protein sequence MIHRILAAELPRHIGHHVRLAGWLHRRRELKSVSFLVVRDRSGLAQAVLHEPVAIPEETVVELTGTVVANPQAPGGAELASPAVRVLSEAVEAPPFDLYRPGVPAALPTVLDHAPVALRHPRLRAPFEIAAAGVAGFRAALDELGFTETQTPKIVGTATESGANVFGIDYFGRPAFLAQSPQFFKQALVGVFERVYEVGPVFRAEPHDTARHLAQYTSLDAELGFIDDHRDVMAVLTRALAGMHAAATERAGDALALLGVEPPRVPEEIPAIHFADAQELLARMTGEDPRGEPDLAPAHERWLGEWALREHGSEFLFVTGYPMVKRPFYTHPDPERPEFSRSFDLLFRGLELVTGGQRLHRHSDYLAALTARGDDPEAYAGYLAAFAHGMPPHGGFAIGLERWTSRLTGAANIRQTTLFPRDLHRLSP from the coding sequence ATGATCCACAGAATCCTCGCCGCCGAACTGCCACGGCACATCGGCCACCACGTCCGCCTCGCCGGCTGGCTGCACCGCCGCCGCGAGCTGAAGTCCGTCTCCTTCCTCGTCGTTCGCGACCGCTCCGGACTCGCCCAGGCGGTGCTCCACGAGCCGGTCGCGATCCCCGAGGAAACCGTCGTCGAGCTCACCGGCACGGTGGTCGCGAACCCGCAGGCGCCGGGCGGCGCCGAACTGGCCTCCCCCGCCGTGCGCGTGCTCTCCGAGGCGGTGGAAGCGCCGCCGTTCGACCTGTACCGGCCCGGCGTCCCGGCCGCGCTGCCGACCGTCCTCGACCACGCCCCGGTCGCGTTGCGCCACCCCCGGCTGCGGGCGCCGTTCGAGATCGCTGCCGCCGGAGTCGCCGGGTTCCGGGCGGCGCTCGACGAACTGGGCTTCACCGAGACGCAGACCCCGAAGATCGTGGGCACCGCCACCGAGTCCGGCGCGAACGTCTTCGGCATCGACTATTTCGGCCGCCCCGCCTTCCTCGCCCAGTCACCGCAGTTCTTCAAGCAGGCCCTGGTCGGGGTCTTCGAACGGGTCTACGAGGTCGGACCGGTCTTCCGGGCCGAACCGCACGACACCGCGCGACACCTGGCCCAGTACACGAGCCTGGACGCCGAGCTGGGCTTCATCGACGACCACCGCGACGTGATGGCCGTGCTCACCCGCGCGCTGGCCGGCATGCACGCCGCCGCGACCGAACGCGCCGGGGACGCGCTGGCCCTGCTGGGAGTGGAGCCGCCACGGGTACCCGAGGAGATCCCGGCGATCCACTTCGCCGACGCGCAGGAACTGCTGGCCCGGATGACCGGGGAGGACCCGCGCGGAGAACCCGACCTCGCTCCCGCCCACGAGCGGTGGCTGGGCGAGTGGGCACTGCGTGAGCACGGCTCGGAGTTCTTGTTCGTCACCGGCTACCCGATGGTCAAGCGTCCCTTCTACACCCACCCCGACCCCGAGCGGCCGGAGTTCTCCCGGAGCTTCGACCTGCTCTTCCGGGGGCTGGAGCTGGTGACCGGCGGACAGCGTCTGCACCGGCACTCCGACTACCTGGCGGCGCTCACCGCGCGGGGCGACGACCCGGAGGCGTACGCCGGCTACCTGGCGGCCTTCGCCCACGGCATGCCCCCGCACGGCGGCTTCGCCATCGGGCTGGAACGCTGGACCTCCCGCCTGACCGGCGCCGCCAACATCCGGCAGACCACGCTGTTCCCGCGTGACCTGCACCGGCTCAGCCCATGA
- a CDS encoding ABC transporter ATP-binding protein, with protein MRLRTVSFRYSRRDPWILQDLGLTLEPGSVVEVTGRNGAGKSTLLRLLAGIVPPTRGTIADRPAAVGYAPDVFPVDQPFTVTAYLAHMSRIRSASPAVIGELAARLGATHLLDKPLGDLSKGSAQKIGLIQALLVPPGLLILDEPFAGLDEQTRTALPAIIDEIASAGGTVVVSDHQNQLRDLPGAEHWLVDDGTVTPGARLPSPREDASPGGAPRQTIIEVIVDADDADEVEQKLRADGYLTRRSS; from the coding sequence ATGCGACTTCGCACCGTGTCGTTTCGGTACTCCCGCCGAGACCCCTGGATCCTGCAAGACCTCGGCCTCACCCTCGAACCCGGTTCCGTCGTCGAGGTCACCGGTCGCAACGGGGCAGGCAAGTCGACCCTGCTGCGCCTGCTGGCGGGCATCGTCCCCCCGACCCGGGGCACGATCGCCGACCGTCCCGCGGCCGTGGGCTACGCCCCCGACGTCTTCCCCGTCGACCAGCCGTTCACCGTCACCGCGTACCTGGCCCACATGTCCAGGATCCGCAGCGCTTCCCCCGCCGTCATCGGGGAGCTGGCCGCGCGGCTCGGCGCGACCCACCTGCTCGACAAACCGCTGGGCGACCTGTCCAAGGGCAGCGCGCAGAAGATCGGGCTCATCCAGGCGCTGCTCGTCCCGCCGGGGCTGCTGATCCTCGACGAGCCCTTCGCCGGACTCGACGAGCAGACCCGCACCGCACTCCCCGCCATCATCGACGAGATCGCCTCGGCCGGCGGCACGGTCGTGGTCAGTGACCACCAGAACCAGCTCCGCGACCTGCCCGGCGCGGAGCACTGGCTCGTCGACGACGGAACGGTCACTCCCGGCGCGCGTCTCCCCTCCCCCCGCGAGGACGCCTCCCCCGGTGGCGCGCCACGGCAAACGATCATCGAAGTGATCGTCGACGCCGACGACGCCGACGAGGTGGAACAGAAGCTCCGCGCCGACGGCTACCTCACCAGGCGGTCATCGTGA
- a CDS encoding suppressor of fused domain protein, translated as MATIRPAGERGDGVEVVFVDVNPYGSRTLTVERDETSSVAYLCGPGGTVHGATWLANHGPAPDEIDQERLNAQLPPTLPGPHTRHPGGRPHLGPLRALWFEEGDGVALYENDELLAVIPGWADPRRGIPGYSRDALGETPFAWPLEEAHDELTPRLTRARAYWDWRGTDGAWASYQQFVMGHLDRELGSPGRFWDAGGGRLPAVGVTERPPERGRDHTVLSTVGMSCQRMPTVEQYVDRPDDQARVELVAATSGDPREAARLFLWLGQYPWHSVTWLGHGHTATWYHRPETFPLGPAYGGVMMLAGLPGLPDLSGFSFGGDAVRWLWLVPVTPDELRLAAAEGHRALLPRLSAERLTRAG; from the coding sequence GTGGCGACAATCCGCCCCGCCGGAGAGCGGGGAGACGGCGTCGAGGTGGTGTTCGTCGACGTCAACCCCTACGGGAGCCGAACCCTGACGGTCGAACGCGACGAAACCTCCTCGGTAGCTTACCTGTGCGGGCCCGGAGGCACGGTGCACGGAGCCACCTGGCTCGCCAACCACGGCCCGGCCCCGGACGAGATCGACCAGGAGCGTCTGAACGCGCAGCTGCCCCCGACACTCCCCGGGCCGCACACCCGGCACCCCGGCGGCAGACCGCATCTGGGCCCGCTGCGAGCACTCTGGTTCGAGGAGGGCGACGGCGTCGCCCTGTACGAGAACGACGAGCTGCTCGCCGTCATTCCTGGCTGGGCGGATCCGCGACGCGGCATACCCGGCTACTCCCGCGACGCCCTGGGCGAAACCCCCTTCGCGTGGCCCCTGGAGGAAGCCCACGACGAACTGACACCCAGACTGACCAGGGCACGTGCCTACTGGGACTGGCGCGGCACGGACGGCGCGTGGGCGTCGTACCAGCAGTTCGTGATGGGCCACCTCGACCGCGAACTCGGCTCTCCGGGCAGGTTCTGGGACGCCGGAGGCGGCCGGCTGCCCGCCGTCGGCGTCACCGAGCGCCCGCCGGAGCGCGGCAGGGACCACACCGTCCTGTCCACGGTCGGGATGAGCTGCCAGCGGATGCCCACCGTGGAGCAGTACGTCGACCGGCCCGACGACCAGGCCCGGGTGGAGCTCGTCGCGGCCACCTCGGGCGACCCCCGCGAGGCGGCCCGGTTGTTCCTGTGGCTGGGGCAGTACCCGTGGCACTCGGTCACCTGGCTGGGCCACGGTCACACCGCCACGTGGTACCACCGGCCGGAGACCTTCCCGCTCGGCCCCGCCTACGGCGGCGTGATGATGCTGGCCGGGCTCCCGGGCCTGCCCGACCTGTCGGGTTTCTCCTTCGGCGGGGACGCCGTACGGTGGCTCTGGCTCGTCCCCGTCACACCGGACGAACTACGCCTGGCCGCCGCCGAGGGTCACCGGGCGCTGCTGCCCCGATTATCCGCCGAGCGGCTCACCCGTGCGGGATGA
- the pyrH gene encoding UMP kinase, producing MLKLSGEAFAGGEPLGIDPAVVGHLADSIAQAVRGGVQVSVVVGGGNMFRGAALSERGMDRARADYMGMLGTVINCLALQDFLEKRGIDTRVQTAITMQQVAEPFLPRRAIRHLEKGRVVIFGAGLGSPFFSTDTCAAQRALEIGAEALLKGTQVDGVYDADPRKNPDAVRFDHLEYGEVLTRGLGVMDATAISLCMDNKLPIVVFDLMGEGNILRAVRGEKIGTLVSPAG from the coding sequence ATGTTGAAGCTGTCCGGCGAGGCGTTCGCCGGCGGTGAGCCGCTGGGCATCGACCCGGCCGTCGTGGGGCACCTCGCCGACTCCATCGCCCAGGCGGTGCGCGGCGGGGTGCAGGTCTCGGTCGTCGTGGGCGGCGGGAACATGTTCCGCGGTGCCGCGCTGTCCGAGCGTGGCATGGACCGGGCCAGGGCCGACTACATGGGCATGCTCGGCACGGTCATCAACTGCCTGGCCCTCCAGGATTTCCTGGAGAAGCGCGGCATCGACACCCGTGTCCAGACGGCCATCACCATGCAGCAGGTCGCCGAGCCGTTCCTGCCCCGTCGCGCCATCCGCCACCTGGAGAAGGGGCGTGTGGTCATCTTCGGGGCGGGCCTCGGCTCGCCGTTCTTCTCCACCGACACCTGCGCCGCGCAGCGGGCACTGGAGATCGGCGCGGAGGCCCTGCTCAAGGGGACCCAGGTGGACGGTGTCTACGACGCCGATCCCCGTAAGAACCCCGACGCCGTCCGATTCGATCACCTCGAATACGGCGAGGTGCTGACCCGCGGTCTCGGTGTCATGGACGCCACCGCCATCAGCTTGTGCATGGACAACAAACTGCCCATCGTGGTCTTCGACCTCATGGGTGAGGGCAACATCCTGCGGGCCGTACGTGGCGAGAAGATCGGCACGCTGGTCAGCCCGGCGGGATGA